One stretch of Arachis hypogaea cultivar Tifrunner chromosome 20, arahy.Tifrunner.gnm2.J5K5, whole genome shotgun sequence DNA includes these proteins:
- the LOC112785685 gene encoding uncharacterized protein, translating into MSAANTPSETPSSQEQGSTADASIGTQKNNNRAKNDPAWGHCKQVVESGKTILLCIYCEKLIRGGGIHRFKLHLAGKGGDVESCRKVPAAVRHQFHESIEELRSKKRKTQEQYAESYNACDDVEREFDEIERNEMQQQQKSRVPTPNSRKGKQVKGLQSYFPPATTPGAQPSIKSVLQSKEIVEKCDIAIAKWMVDASVPFNAVNSAYYQPMIDAIASMGAGYKGPSYPRVRGYLLSKLVEDVRKMIDGYREIWKQTGCTIMADGWTDRCRRTLINFLVYCPKGTVFLKSVDASNISKTAENLFKLFRDVVLFVGPENVVHIVTDNAANYVAAGRLLEAEFPKLYWSPCAAHCVNLMFQDIGKLQEVSQTVSQASLITKYIYNHCYPLFLMRKFTGGREILRPAPTRFATNFIALQSILAQKDPLRAMVTSREFTSSAYSKEAKAKKFVDQVLDSKFWSQCTDIVKLTEPLVRVLRIVDSEDRPAMGFLYQAIYKAREEMVKRFQKRKKVVDPYLKILDTRWDAQLKKNLHAAGYWLNPAFRFNAGEFEKHKETISGLLDVIEKYAYDDPVLNSKLTSEKRIFKNAEKDFGRPSAIRERTTVMLDQWWESYGCGAPNLQKLAIRVLSQTCSSSGCERNWSIFEHIHSKKRNRLEHQKLNDLVYVHYNLRLQQRNQMRNQVYDPICLDAFEDHSEWILEDSPPFLTPEEIDALRNDLANMSLQSPLDDLDQLDLEDDRDEDGANNSVENANQNETNQDVAPHLSDEEQLADFEITPWI; encoded by the exons ATGTCTGCTGCGAATACACCATCAGAAACACCATCTTCGCAAGAACAAGGATCAACTGCTGATGCATCAATCGGAACccaaaaaaacaataatagagcAAAAAACGATCCTGCATGGGGTCATTGTAAACAAGTTGTGGAGTCTGGAAAAACAATTCTGCTATGCATATATTGTGAGAAGCTTATTAGGGGTGGAGGAATTCATCGGTTTAAGCTTCATTTGGCTGGAAAAGGAGGAGATGTTGAGTCTTGTCGAAAGGTGCCAGCTGCAGTGAGACACCAATTCCATGAAAGTATTGAAGAGCTtcgaagcaagaaaagaaaaactcaagaacaataTGCCGAAAGTTATAATGCTTGTGATGATGTTGAAAGAGAATTTGACGAGATCGAACGTAATGAgatgcaacaacaacaaaaatccaGGGTTCCAACACCtaactctagaaaaggaaaacaagTCAAAGGTTTACAATCCTATTTTCCACCAGCAACAACACCCGGAGCTCAACCAAGTATCAAAAGCGTTCTTCAAAGCAAAGAAATTGTGGAGAAGTGTGATATTGCTATTGCGAAATGGATGGTGGATGCCTCTGTTCCATTTAATGCGGTTAATTCAGCTTACTATCAGCCAATGATTGATGCTATTGCAAGCATGGGTGCAGGGTATAAAGGGCCAAGTTATCCAAGAGTCCGTGGGTATTTGTTGAGTAAATTAGTTGAGGATGTGAGGAAAATGATTGATGGTTATCGTGAGATTTGGAAGCAAACTGGATGCACTATTATGGCCGATGGATGGACTGATCGTTGTAGGCGtactttgattaattttttagtttattgtCCTAAAGGAACTGTTTTTCTAAAGTCGGTTGATGCTTCTAATATCTCAAAAACTGCTGAAAATTTGTTTAAGTTGTTTAGGGATGTTGTATTGTTTGTTGGTCCTGAAAATGTTGTGCATATTGTAACGGACAATGCTGCAAACTATGTTGCTGCGGGAAGGTTGTTGGAGGCTGAGTTTCCTAAATTATATTGGTCCCCTTGTGCAGCTCATTGTGTTAATCTGATGTTTCAAGATATTGGGAAGTTGCAAGAAGTGAGTCAAACTGTGTCACAAGCTTCACTGATCACTAAGTATATCTATAATCATTGCTATCCACTGTTCTTGATGAGAAAGTTTACAGGTGGGCGGGAAATACTTCGTCCAGCTCCAACTCGGTTTGCTACTAATTTCATTGCTTTGCAAAGTATTTTAGCTCAAAAGGATCCTTTGAGAGCTATGGTGACTTCTAGAGAATTTACAAGCTCGGCTTACTCCAAAGAAGCCAAAGCTAAGAAATTCGTGGATCAAGTCTTGGATTCTAAATTTTGGAGTCAATGCACTGATATTGTTAAGCTTACTGAGCCACTTGTTCGTGTTTTACGTATTGTGGATAGTGAAGACAGACCTGCCATGGGTTTTCTTTATCAAGCTATTTATAAGGCTAGAGAAGAAATGGTGAAGAGGtttcagaaaagaaagaaggttGTTGATCCTTATTTGAAGATTTTGGATACCCGTTGGGATGCACAACTTAAGAAAAATCTTCATGCCGCTGGTTATTGGTTAAATCCAGCTTTTCGATTTAATGCTGGAGAATTTGAAAAGCACAAAGAAACGATTTCTGGCTTGTTGGATGTCATTGAGAAATATGCTTATGATGATCCTGTACTGAATTCTAAGCTGACAAGTGAGAAGAGGATCTTTAAGAATGCTGAGAAAGATTTTGGAAGACCCTCTGCAATACGTGAACGAACCACTGTTATGCTAG ATCAATGGTGGGAATCTTATGGTTGTGGAGCCCCAAATTTGCAAAAGTTGGCTATTCGTGTTTTAAGCCAGACTTGTAGCTCTTCAGGTTGTGAGCGTAACTGGAGTATTTTTGAACACATTCACTCAAAGAAGAGGAATCGGTTAGAGCATCAAAAACTTAATGATCTTGTTTATGTTCATTACAACTTAAGGTTACAACAAAG GAACCAAATGAGAAACCAAGTTTATGATCCAATTTGTCTTGATGCATTTGAGGATCATTCGGAATGGATACTGGAAGATTCACCACCATTTTTAACTCCTGAAGAAATTGATGCTTTACGAAATGATCTTGCAAATATGTCTCTTCAATCACCTTTAGATGATTTAG ATCAATTGGATTTGGAAGATGATCGGGATGAAGATGGAGCTAATAATTCTGTGGAAAATGCAAATCAAAATGAAACCAATCAGGATGTAGCTCCACATTTGTCAGATGAAGAGCAACTTGCCGACTTTGAAATCACTCCTtggatttag